Part of the Rhodothermia bacterium genome is shown below.
TGCTCCGATGAGTCTTTGTGTCGTCTAATGGTTTTGGTGGTAGTCACGTAAAACTTAATCACATCCATAGTTTGATTAACCAATAATTAAGGCAATATTCTGGAATGTACTTGCCTTAATTTCCTTTCTAATGACACCTTTAACCATAATAGAGATATAATCTTGAACTTTGAAAGTTGTCCTATATAAATCAAAGGCATCAATAAATATAGTTCAAATGGTCTAATTTAATCTCGTCTTATGTGGCTCAGCTATTTTAGGCATATTCTTTGTAATATAGGTTGCTTAATAGGTTGCAGAATTGGTAATTAATTGCCTTATCATTGCGTTCGTAACGTCTTTTTTTTTGCAATTGTGTCATGGAGGCGGCTAAGATTAAGTATATAAGATGTAATTTAAATGTATAAAAACTTTTATTTTTAATAATTTTGTTGTTGCTCAATGTTATTCTATGTTATACTTATTTATTATTGATTTGTTTTAACACTTCTTTGGAAAAATAATTTACAAAGAAAGGGATGGTCTTAGAAAAAAGGTCTTAGCAAGATTCAAATTTAGATACGCAACATTACGAAGTCATTCTTTGCAAGAGATGACCTTAGAGTGGTGTGTAGTGCAGCAGGTACTTGTGTAAAAGTCAAGAATTGTTTTTTTAAATCAAACCAAGTTGCTTAAAACGAAATCATATTTTGTAATATGAGGATTCAGAATAACAAATAATAGGAGACTCAACAATCCTGGTAAAGTCATTAAAATCCAAATCAAGATGAAAATAATAAAAAGTTTTGATTTGCCGTTTCTTGGTGTTTTTGTTGCTCTTGATGATGTTATGATTCCTTAACCAAGTGGGTGAATAATGTAACATTTTAATCTATAAGATTATAAGATGTTGACAAGGGTGTTTGAAAAATAGGAAACCACTTACTCGTAAAAAACATACATCATTGTCTTCTAAATTTGTCCGATATTTTCACTTAATCAATAATGTAATGTCTCATTATAGCCTAGTAAAAATATTCTTTATTTGCTTTTCAGCAATGTTGATATCGGCCTGTGACATATTTACAGGTCCAGAGTCGTACTATCATACGGATACTACTGGTTTACGGTCGCTCATGGCAACAGCCTACGCCTCTATCCAACGCGAGGGAACCGTCCCGCCTCATGCAGCACGTATCTATGCTTATACCGCGATCGCATATTATGAAGGACTACGGTTAGGCTACCCTTCTACAAGGTCTTTAGCAGGACAACTAAATGGGCTATTGGCATTGCCAACACCTTCTAAAAAGCACTTAGAATGGGATCAAGTGGGCATAAATGCAGCATCCTATGTGTTATCGGAGCTTTTAAAGCAAAACAAAGCCCTCCATCATGATACTGTTCAAGGAATTTCTGCGCTACTTTCTACAAATGCTGGCACAAGCGAAGTTCAGTATGGCGCATTGCTCGGTAAGGAAATTCTGGAGTATGCCAATACCGATGGATTTTTGACCACGCGCGGAAAACAGTGGTCGGCTCCAGTCTCTGCACAAGCTTGGGTTCCTACTGCGCCTGCTTTTGCACCCGCACTCGAACCTTATTGGGGGAGTTTACGGCCTTTTGTCATGAAACCGGACTACAGCGAATGCGTCCCGAAGGCTATACCATCATATAGCGAGGATCCGGAATCGGAAATGTATAAACAAGCAAAAACTGTTTACGACATCTCGAAGTCATTAACAGAAGACCAACGAAGTATTGCTATTTTTTGGGCAGATTCTCCCGCCGAAACTGGTACACCACCTGGGCATTGGATAATGATTGGAAGACAAATGATCGAGGAGAAAAAGCTCTCTTTATTAGAAGCTGCAGATTTGTTTGTGCGTATGAGCATTGGTCTAAATGACGCTTTTATGGCTGGATGGTACTGCAAATACCGCTTTAATTTGCTCAGGCCAATTACGGCCATTCAACGGTTTATAGACCCCTCTTGGACACCTTTGCTTATAACGCCCAATTTTCCAGAATACGTCTCTGGCCACTCGGTGGGTTCGGGAGCTTCTTCTTCTGTACTCACCTCACTTTTGGGAACGACTTCTTTTATAGACAGGACTCATCTTTCACGAGGCTTGGGAAGCCGGTCTTTCCGGTCATTCTTAGATGCGGCCAATGAGGCAGCAAACTCTAGGCTTTATGCTGGTATTCATTACCCAATGGGGAATCATGAGGGCTTGCTTGTAGGCCAATGTGTGGGTAGTTTGGTTAGTGTTCGGATTCAGACTCACTGAGAAACGATTTGATCTTAACATGGACATTGCCATTAATGGACATTGCCATTAGCTTATAGCATGATGCTTTTAAAACAGTTGCATTTATTTGTTTAACGTGCAGAATTTTATAAATAAGGTATTGTGTTTAGTTCATGCAATTTGAAGGTTTCCCGATAACGGTTTTTGTGAGTGTACGTAGAGGTGAAATGCCACCCTGATGAATAAGTGGTGACCCACATTTAGCCGCTATATGGCACTCATGTTAAGCAAAAGAAAACCCTGATGTTGAGGTGGATATGGGTTAATCAAACCATCGCTATAATAAGTGTTTTATTTATAAATGCCAGTTGGTTCAGCATTGCCAAATCCTTCCGGTGGCTTTCTTTTTTGTAGCGAAAAGTGTACCGATGGCTGAGTGCAGCCGAAACCAAGCCTTCCCCCTTAATCTCAACGCCTACGACATCTACTCGTATCGCACGGCTGGGCGTCACAAAGTCCAATAAGCGCATGTAAGTATCCAGCAGTGCTGGAGCCACTCGAAAGCCAGAAACCTGAGGTGTTTTGGGTGATAATTTGGGCTAATGTCAATAATTTATAAATACTTAAATAGACTTAGTTAATTTTATTTACTTCGTCCAAGTCTAATACGTTTTAACGTCTAAACATAACAACCAGCCACCGTGTAAATAAATAACCAAGCTTAATTTCTTTCATAATAATGGTTTGAAATCCTACAACTCATGGGTGAGATCTCGCCAAATCCATCTCCATATTGACAAATCGCGCTTTACATGTAAACCTTATCTTTTAAAACTTGTTTTTAATCAAAAAAACAGCTTCTGAGAAACTGTCGATTTTCGCAAAGCTTTAAGCACCGTCTTTTGATTTGGCAGGATTGTTTTTTTATATTGCCCAATTACCCTGCCTTCAGCGACACCTAACCTACGAAGTGTGTGGAAGCCGCCCCTTTATTAGAAGCCCTCGAACAGATTCTTCCCAAAGAAAAAATCCGTGCTCGGCTGATTGACCGCTATGCTTTTGCAAGCGACGCAAGTTTTTATTACATGATTCCCCAGGTGGTGGTCATGCCGGATACGGTTGGGGAAATCCGATCGTTGTTTGGCTTGTCGCAGCGTATAGGTATTCCGATGACGTTTCGTGCGGCTGGCACGAGTCTTTCTGGGCAGGCTGTGACAGATGGTATTTTGGTGGACTTGAGCAGAAATTGGCGTAAGCTCTGGGTGGAGGATGAGGGCTGGCGCATCCGTGTTCAACCGGGCGTTATTGGGGGCCATGCAAACAATGCGCTACGGCGTTATGGGCGCAAAATCGGCCCTGATCCTGCTTCTATCAATGCGGCCATGATGGGCGGGATTTTGTCTAACAATGCCAGTGGGATGTGTTGTGGGGTAGCACAAAATGCCTATCATACCTTAGAAAGTATGACCTTGGTTTTGCCAAATGGCCAATCTTTTGATACGAATGTCCCTACTTCCTATACCCGATTTGAGCGAGAGGCCAAAGATGTTTTTGATGGCATCCGTAAAATCCGGCGTCAAATTTTAGAAGACCCCGATCTTGTAGCGATTATTCGCCAGAAGTACCGAACAAAAAATACGGTGGGCTATGGCCTAAATGCCTTTTTAGATTATGAACATCCTTTAGACATTATCGCCCGTTTGATGATTGGGGGTGAAGGTACGTTGGGCTTCATTGCAGAGGCCGTTTTGGTTACGGTTCCGGATTATCCGCACAAAGCAACGGGCATTTTGTACTTTCCAGATGCAACCAGTGCCGGACATGCCATCCCCATTTTGCGGGAAACAGGTGCTGCCGCACTCGAACTGATGGATGGTATGGCGCTAAAAAGCATTGCGGAGTTGCCAGAAGCGCCGGAAGTCCTCAAAACATTGCCCGACGAAGCGGTTGGGCTTCTTTGCGAATACCATGCACCCGATGTGTGGAGTTTAGACCAAGCGATGGAAATTGCCGACGCTTCTTTTCTACGGCTCCGCATCTTGAACAAGCCCAAATTCTCCCGAAATCCGGTAAATCAGGCGAAGCTCTGGAAACTCCGAAAAGGGCTTTATCCTTCGGCTGCGGCGCTTCGAGGCCGCGGCGAAGCTATCTTGTTGGAAGACGTAACGTTTCCGGTAGAAAAATTAGGCGAAGCCATATCCGATCTCCAGAAACTGCTTCATCGGCACGGGTACGCCAATCCCATTATTTTTGGTCATGCAAAAGATGGGAACCTGCATTTTGTGGTTTCACAGCCTTTGGAAGATGCCGACGTTGGGCGGTATGCGCTTTTTATGGAGGAACTTTCGGACTTGGTGCTGCTCAAGTATGGCGGATCTTTGAAGGCCGAACATGGCACGGGGCGGAATATTGCCCCCTTCGTAGAGGCCGAGTGGGGGGGCAAGGCGTATAGCATCATGAAACAAGTGAAGCGCCTATTGGATCCCGACAACTTGCTCAACCCCGGTGTCATTCTCAACAACGATAAAGCTGCACATATCCGAAACCTAAAGTCGCTGCCAGTGGTAGAAACCGAGGTGGACAAGTGCGTGGAGTGTGGTTTTTGCGAAAACCGTTGCCCCAGTCGTGATTTTACCCTTTCTCCACGCCAACGTATCGGAATCCGGCGGGCGATACGCCGCTTAGAAGCTGCTGGAAAACACGAAGACGTACGCCAATTACGACAAGAATACCGCTTCGATGGCTTGGAAACCTGTGCCGTAGATGGCTTATGCGCTTTGGATTGTCCCGTGGGGATCAATACAGGCGATTTGGTGAAGCGCCTTAGACGGGAAGGCCATTCTCGGTTTGCCCAAAAAATGGCCCTCCAAGTGGCCCAATCGTTCCGGAACACCGTCCGTGCTACACGTTTTGGACTACAGATGGGCGGCCAAGTAAACCGTGTTTTAGGGCGTAGAGCAATGGAGCGCCTTACGGGCGCCGCAAAAAAACTGAACCATACCTTTCCAAAATGGTCTGACCAATTACAAACACCTCCAGAGCTGATTGCCCATACACCCGCGAAGGCCGATGCCGTGTATTTTGCCACTTGTATCACCCGTACCTTGGGTGACGGCGAGGGCGGAAAACCGTCTCTTCTTCGTACCTTTATCGAGGTAGCCGAGCGTGCCGGCGTTTCTCTTTTCTTGCCTACCAGCATTGGTGGCTATTGTTGTAGCCAAATTTTCTCCTCGAAGGGCTACACACAGGCACAAGAATACATGGCCAATTATGTGGTAGAAGCATTATACCAATGGACGGAGGGCGGAAAATTGCCCGTCGTTCTGGACGTTTCGTCGTGTACGCAGTCCATTCGCGGTATTCGTCCGGTGTTATCCCCGCGAAATCAACGTTACTTCGACTCGCTCACGATCTATGATAGCATCGAGTTCGTCGCCGAATATTTATTGCCACGTCTCGATATTCGACATAAAAAGCACCGCGTCGCTCTTCATCCGGTTTGTTCGCTCTACAAAATGGGAACGGTTGAGGTTTTAGAGAAAGTGGCCCAAGCCTGTGCGCTGCATACCTTCACGCCGGAACATGCCGGATGTTGTGGGATGGCGGGCGATCGTGGGTTTGTGGTTCCCGGTCTGACGGTGGCCGCCACTGCACGCGAGGTTGCCGAACTCCATGCCGTTTCTTGCGATGGATATTATGCCACCTCCCGTCCTTGCGAATTAAGTTTGGGCGAAACCTCTGGTTTGCCTTTCGAGTCTATTCTTTATTTGTTGGAAGAAGTTACCCGCCCTTAAATCGGGGACATACGAGAGATGATGCGTCAGTTGCAATGGATGGTACTTAAACGCTTTCCGGGGCCGTTTTTGGCTGCCTTGGGGCTTTTTATGTTCCTCATTCTGATGCAATTCCTCATGCAAAACCTACCTAAAATTGTAGGTAAGGGTTTGGACCCCGTCGTCATCCTTGAACTCATCGCATACAGCTTGGCCTATATGTTCACGTTGGCGGTGCCGATGTCTGTATTGGTTGCCACCTTGATCACCTTCTCAAAACTGGTGGAAACCCGTGCTTGGATGGTTATCCGAAATGCGGGCGTATCTTTAATGCAAATTTTGTGGCCTCTTTTGGTACTTGCAGGATTTATTACCGCTGGAATGTGGCATTTTGCAGGGGAGGTTTTGCCCGAAGCTGGGTTTAGAAGTAGCGGCCTTTGGTTGGATATTGCCCGAAAAAAACCGGACTTTCTTTTGGAGGAGGGGAAGTTTTATAATGGCTTGCAAGG
Proteins encoded:
- a CDS encoding FAD-binding oxidoreductase; this translates as MIPQVVVMPDTVGEIRSLFGLSQRIGIPMTFRAAGTSLSGQAVTDGILVDLSRNWRKLWVEDEGWRIRVQPGVIGGHANNALRRYGRKIGPDPASINAAMMGGILSNNASGMCCGVAQNAYHTLESMTLVLPNGQSFDTNVPTSYTRFEREAKDVFDGIRKIRRQILEDPDLVAIIRQKYRTKNTVGYGLNAFLDYEHPLDIIARLMIGGEGTLGFIAEAVLVTVPDYPHKATGILYFPDATSAGHAIPILRETGAAALELMDGMALKSIAELPEAPEVLKTLPDEAVGLLCEYHAPDVWSLDQAMEIADASFLRLRILNKPKFSRNPVNQAKLWKLRKGLYPSAAALRGRGEAILLEDVTFPVEKLGEAISDLQKLLHRHGYANPIIFGHAKDGNLHFVVSQPLEDADVGRYALFMEELSDLVLLKYGGSLKAEHGTGRNIAPFVEAEWGGKAYSIMKQVKRLLDPDNLLNPGVILNNDKAAHIRNLKSLPVVETEVDKCVECGFCENRCPSRDFTLSPRQRIGIRRAIRRLEAAGKHEDVRQLRQEYRFDGLETCAVDGLCALDCPVGINTGDLVKRLRREGHSRFAQKMALQVAQSFRNTVRATRFGLQMGGQVNRVLGRRAMERLTGAAKKLNHTFPKWSDQLQTPPELIAHTPAKADAVYFATCITRTLGDGEGGKPSLLRTFIEVAERAGVSLFLPTSIGGYCCSQIFSSKGYTQAQEYMANYVVEALYQWTEGGKLPVVLDVSSCTQSIRGIRPVLSPRNQRYFDSLTIYDSIEFVAEYLLPRLDIRHKKHRVALHPVCSLYKMGTVEVLEKVAQACALHTFTPEHAGCCGMAGDRGFVVPGLTVAATAREVAELHAVSCDGYYATSRPCELSLGETSGLPFESILYLLEEVTRP
- a CDS encoding vanadium-dependent haloperoxidase; this encodes MATAYASIQREGTVPPHAARIYAYTAIAYYEGLRLGYPSTRSLAGQLNGLLALPTPSKKHLEWDQVGINAASYVLSELLKQNKALHHDTVQGISALLSTNAGTSEVQYGALLGKEILEYANTDGFLTTRGKQWSAPVSAQAWVPTAPAFAPALEPYWGSLRPFVMKPDYSECVPKAIPSYSEDPESEMYKQAKTVYDISKSLTEDQRSIAIFWADSPAETGTPPGHWIMIGRQMIEEKKLSLLEAADLFVRMSIGLNDAFMAGWYCKYRFNLLRPITAIQRFIDPSWTPLLITPNFPEYVSGHSVGSGASSSVLTSLLGTTSFIDRTHLSRGLGSRSFRSFLDAANEAANSRLYAGIHYPMGNHEGLLVGQCVGSLVSVRIQTH